One Conexivisphaerales archaeon genomic region harbors:
- a CDS encoding TIGR04053 family radical SAM/SPASM domain-containing protein has product MPFESKPLLVFWEMTRACNLFCLHCRASAIKRALPGELSTADAKIMLEDIQKFGRPYPTVILTGGDPLLRKDFFEIIQHLNHIDIPFAVSPAVTEMLNEDILLSLKKHNTSSISVSLDGSSKYVHDRIRSVDGTFDRTMDVIRKAVALGINIQVNTTIMKQNVFELPYIFELVRRMGVRTWELFFLIGVGRATGVEETSPAENESICNFLYDASRYGMILRCVEAPFIRRVVASREGEGSHEYRDEQLYKSLRSSLLQISGRGERSTSFGKRGTLDGDGTIFVAYNGIVQPGGLLQYGIGNVRQKSLVDIYREDQMLVKIRKREFEGKCGECVFKEICGGSRARAFTHFNNLLASDPGCISTTCYNQQVSNSAS; this is encoded by the coding sequence TTGCCGTTTGAAAGCAAGCCCTTACTTGTCTTCTGGGAGATGACCAGAGCATGCAACCTGTTCTGTCTTCATTGCAGGGCTTCAGCCATAAAGAGAGCACTCCCTGGAGAACTCTCAACCGCAGATGCAAAGATTATGCTCGAAGACATTCAGAAGTTCGGCAGACCATACCCAACTGTCATACTGACGGGAGGGGACCCGTTGCTCAGAAAAGACTTCTTTGAAATAATACAGCATCTTAATCATATTGATATCCCTTTCGCTGTCTCACCTGCAGTCACGGAAATGCTGAACGAGGATATTCTGCTCAGCCTGAAAAAGCATAATACTTCCTCAATATCTGTCAGCCTTGATGGTTCCTCAAAATACGTTCATGATAGAATAAGGTCTGTCGATGGAACTTTCGACAGGACGATGGATGTTATAAGAAAGGCTGTAGCTCTTGGCATAAACATTCAGGTGAATACGACGATAATGAAGCAGAATGTCTTTGAACTTCCATACATATTCGAGCTTGTCAGAAGAATGGGAGTAAGGACATGGGAGCTTTTCTTTCTGATAGGCGTTGGAAGGGCGACTGGTGTTGAGGAAACCAGCCCGGCTGAGAACGAGAGCATATGCAACTTTCTGTACGATGCATCAAGGTATGGGATGATACTGAGGTGCGTTGAGGCACCTTTCATCAGGAGGGTCGTTGCATCTAGAGAAGGAGAAGGCAGCCATGAGTACCGGGATGAACAACTCTACAAAAGTCTAAGGAGTTCTCTGCTTCAGATTTCAGGACGCGGCGAGAGAAGCACAAGCTTTGGAAAGAGAGGAACACTAGATGGTGACGGTACAATATTTGTTGCATATAATGGCATAGTTCAGCCGGGAGGGCTTCTCCAATATGGCATAGGAAACGTCAGACAAAAAAGCCTTGTAGACATTTACAGAGAAGATCAGATGCTTGTAAAAATAAGAAAGAGGGAGTTTGAAGGTAAGTGTGGAGAATGCGTGTTCAAAGAAATCTGCGGTGGAAGCAGGGCCAGAGCATTCACACATTTTAACAACCTCTTGGCCTCTGACCCGGGTTGCATTTCAACAACTTGCTACAATCAGCAGGTCAGTAACTCTGCATCATAA
- a CDS encoding cation:proton antiporter has protein sequence MPTIELVIASLLGIMTLASVVSQKVKIPYTMVLVLVGAALAALSLSQIVGVDLIYGNLIEGGLFVGLVIPPLIFEAMMRVPNTEFRAVVRPAFVLATFGVVISTLVTGILLWQLAKMSLYASFLFAALISPTDVATVIEVFRRVKVPSRLSTLLETEAAMNDATALVVFSTLLTPLGVSNLTLIDYVLKFIVVMGGGVVVGVLVALGARSLARFLTDPISETALTIASVYGSYAAATAFGLSGLIAVAIVGLYYGRVSGRGIGLESAKASVTTFWSIAAFFANSIAFLFIGLSTDIYRLASSLVAIATAYFAVTLARAASVYPILAAFDSFGQKTPFKWKNVAMLGGMRGAISIALVATLPSTLAERQLIASMVLGVAFISIMLQGPLLSRYIRGRFREEMKQEKGRVEAMLTATIMDIRDIQSLQGRGEESDQELIQRLEADKERLEQIVSSLKEEISQKQENQERMNDKEQMKNEE, from the coding sequence TTGCCAACGATAGAGCTGGTCATTGCATCTCTTCTGGGGATAATGACCCTTGCATCAGTCGTTTCACAGAAGGTCAAAATACCTTACACTATGGTTCTGGTTCTTGTGGGAGCTGCCCTAGCTGCTCTATCCCTTTCACAGATAGTTGGTGTTGACCTGATTTACGGTAACCTGATTGAGGGAGGTTTGTTCGTCGGGCTAGTCATTCCACCTCTGATCTTCGAAGCGATGATGAGAGTACCTAACACAGAATTCAGGGCTGTGGTGCGTCCTGCTTTTGTGCTTGCAACTTTCGGAGTGGTCATATCGACCCTGGTTACTGGAATTCTCCTCTGGCAGTTAGCAAAGATGTCTCTGTACGCATCTTTTCTATTTGCTGCTCTTATATCTCCAACCGATGTTGCAACTGTCATAGAAGTCTTCAGAAGGGTAAAGGTTCCCTCCAGGCTATCAACGCTCTTGGAGACAGAAGCAGCCATGAACGACGCAACAGCCTTGGTGGTATTTTCAACGCTACTGACACCTTTAGGTGTTTCGAATCTGACATTGATAGATTACGTGTTGAAATTCATCGTAGTCATGGGAGGGGGAGTAGTGGTAGGAGTGCTTGTTGCTCTAGGAGCAAGGTCTCTGGCAAGGTTTCTGACGGACCCCATATCCGAAACAGCGTTGACAATAGCATCGGTATATGGCTCGTACGCTGCTGCAACTGCATTTGGTCTTTCTGGTCTCATAGCAGTAGCTATCGTCGGCCTCTACTATGGCAGGGTCTCTGGAAGAGGGATAGGGCTAGAAAGTGCCAAAGCCTCAGTCACCACTTTCTGGTCTATCGCTGCATTCTTTGCAAACTCTATAGCCTTTCTGTTCATAGGTCTCAGCACTGATATTTACAGACTTGCTTCAAGTCTGGTTGCGATAGCAACGGCATACTTTGCTGTAACTCTGGCAAGGGCCGCTTCTGTATACCCTATACTTGCTGCGTTCGACAGCTTTGGTCAGAAGACTCCTTTCAAGTGGAAGAATGTGGCTATGCTGGGAGGGATGAGGGGTGCTATCTCGATTGCACTTGTGGCAACTTTGCCCAGCACACTCGCCGAAAGACAGCTGATAGCGAGCATGGTACTGGGGGTAGCCTTCATTTCAATCATGCTGCAGGGACCATTGCTATCAAGGTACATCAGAGGGAGGTTCAGAGAAGAGATGAAACAGGAGAAGGGAAGGGTTGAAGCAATGCTTACGGCAACTATCATGGATATCAGGGATATACAGAGCCTCCAAGGGAGGGGAGAAGAAAGCGACCAGGAGCTGATACAGAGGCTCGAAGCAGACAAGGAGAGGCTTGAACAGATAGTCTCTTCTTTGAAGGAAGAGATATCTCAGAAGCAGGAGAATCAGGAAAGAATGAATGATAAAGAGCAGATGAAGAATGAAGAGTAG
- a CDS encoding glycosyltransferase yields the protein MAKVLYFVSPIGLGHASRGVAIASELASKGIDVSFATGRVAADFLASYGFKVHRIISAPNPTESEGKMVFPSLWYVRYWLAYRRNKSRVRELIKREKPDIILGDEEFSSLTVALEEGLKHAMIADELQLGFASSFLSKAIEDKVFRWYKELQERVKTIIVPDYGKDSANIVHVGPAVRKVTRNKDEVRRSLNLPVNNQLVTFSMSGSGLGTYFARRTIDAFHKAMLIDAHLALSGIEGLKTSSHSIHQLGMVRDNHELIASSDLVISSAGKSTIDEALCYGTPIIAIPFKDHFEQEKNGDVLGFSYEDIERLDTLIQQHIGRRSKPRMYDGAEKASDLIISLL from the coding sequence TTGGCAAAGGTACTGTACTTTGTCAGCCCGATAGGCTTAGGTCATGCATCCAGGGGTGTTGCAATAGCATCAGAACTGGCTTCGAAGGGGATAGATGTCAGCTTCGCAACAGGCAGGGTTGCTGCTGACTTTCTGGCCTCATACGGTTTCAAGGTTCACAGGATCATATCAGCTCCTAACCCGACAGAATCTGAAGGAAAAATGGTATTCCCTTCGCTCTGGTATGTCAGGTACTGGCTTGCATACAGAAGAAACAAATCCAGAGTCAGGGAGCTGATAAAAAGAGAGAAACCAGATATAATACTGGGTGATGAGGAATTCTCCAGCCTGACAGTAGCTCTTGAAGAGGGCCTGAAGCATGCGATGATAGCAGACGAGCTTCAGCTAGGTTTTGCAAGCTCGTTTCTCTCTAAAGCCATAGAAGACAAGGTCTTCAGATGGTACAAAGAGCTTCAGGAGAGAGTCAAAACGATAATAGTACCTGATTATGGGAAGGACTCTGCAAACATAGTCCATGTCGGTCCAGCAGTCAGAAAGGTTACAAGGAATAAGGACGAAGTAAGAAGATCGCTCAACTTACCAGTCAACAACCAGCTTGTAACCTTCAGCATGAGCGGGAGCGGCCTTGGCACTTATTTTGCGCGCAGGACAATAGATGCGTTTCATAAGGCTATGCTGATCGATGCTCATCTTGCCCTCTCAGGAATAGAGGGTTTGAAGACGAGTTCGCATTCAATACACCAGCTGGGAATGGTCAGGGATAATCATGAACTTATAGCTTCGTCAGATTTAGTCATCTCATCAGCAGGTAAAAGTACAATAGATGAAGCACTCTGCTATGGCACACCTATAATAGCCATACCATTCAAGGACCATTTTGAACAGGAAAAGAATGGAGATGTTCTTGGCTTTTCATATGAAGATATAGAAAGGCTTGATACACTTATCCAGCAGCATATAGGCAGAAGGTCGAAACCAAGAATGTATGACGGTGCAGAAAAAGCCTCTGACCTCATAATTTCTCTACTCTGA
- a CDS encoding tRNA-binding protein, which produces MSYIEWSDFERVELRAGTIVRVEDFPEAKKPAYKVWVNLGELGVKKSSAQITKLYSKEELLGKQVLCVANFRPKQVANFMSEVLITGFVLQNGEVVLAIPERKVPEGTRLA; this is translated from the coding sequence ATGAGCTACATAGAATGGAGCGACTTCGAAAGGGTGGAGTTAAGGGCAGGCACAATTGTCAGGGTTGAGGACTTCCCCGAAGCAAAGAAGCCAGCCTACAAGGTCTGGGTAAATCTGGGTGAGCTTGGAGTTAAAAAATCAAGCGCTCAGATAACTAAGCTGTATTCGAAGGAGGAGCTCCTTGGCAAACAGGTGCTGTGCGTGGCCAACTTCAGACCAAAGCAGGTAGCTAACTTTATGTCAGAAGTCCTGATAACCGGATTTGTCCTTCAAAATGGAGAGGTTGTGCTAGCAATCCCAGAGCGTAAAGTCCCAGAAGGAACCAGGCTCGCCTGA
- a CDS encoding trypsin-like peptidase domain-containing protein produces MSSEEAEVIAAVEKVTPAVVSISTLQEYRDFFYTRPVQGMGSGVIVHPDGYIATNYHVVQMSEEIVITKNDGERLEGHVVGTDKYSDLAVIKVDKDSLPSAELADSDKLRVGQTVIALGSPFGFFLGGLTVTKGVISAMHRDISAEEGIFEDLIQTDAAINPGNSGGPLVDLRGNVVGLNSAMIPFAQGIGFAIPSNTVRKIVEDLILYGRVSRSWLGIMGMDIDRNVARRYGLSVESGVGIADVARDGPARRAGLRAGDVITMLDEKKVDSVKDLRRLIRAKKPGEKMTIEILRDGRTYRTEVVLSEER; encoded by the coding sequence ATGAGTTCAGAAGAAGCAGAAGTCATAGCAGCAGTTGAAAAGGTAACCCCAGCTGTTGTGAGCATCTCTACATTGCAGGAATACAGGGACTTCTTCTACACCAGGCCTGTGCAGGGCATGGGGTCAGGAGTGATAGTTCACCCGGATGGCTACATAGCTACGAATTACCACGTTGTTCAGATGAGCGAAGAGATAGTGATAACGAAGAATGACGGCGAAAGGCTGGAGGGGCATGTAGTAGGTACGGACAAGTACAGCGACCTAGCGGTTATAAAGGTGGATAAGGACTCCCTTCCATCAGCAGAACTTGCTGATTCGGACAAACTGAGGGTTGGACAGACTGTCATAGCCTTGGGAAGTCCCTTTGGATTCTTCCTGGGTGGTCTGACGGTGACAAAGGGTGTGATAAGCGCCATGCACAGAGATATTAGTGCGGAAGAGGGGATATTTGAGGACCTAATTCAGACAGATGCTGCGATAAACCCAGGTAACAGCGGCGGGCCTCTGGTGGACTTGAGGGGCAATGTAGTAGGGCTTAATTCTGCCATGATACCCTTTGCACAGGGTATAGGTTTTGCAATACCTTCCAACACTGTCAGGAAGATAGTTGAAGACCTGATTCTTTACGGAAGGGTTTCGAGAAGCTGGCTCGGAATAATGGGGATGGATATAGACAGAAACGTTGCAAGAAGATATGGGTTAAGTGTCGAAAGCGGTGTGGGGATAGCTGATGTTGCAAGGGATGGTCCTGCCAGAAGGGCAGGTCTCAGGGCTGGAGACGTCATCACGATGCTTGATGAGAAGAAGGTGGATTCTGTAAAGGACCTGAGAAGGTTGATAAGGGCAAAGAAGCCGGGCGAGAAGATGACTATAGAAATATTAAGAGACGGGAGGACCTACAGGACTGAAGTTGTTCTTTCAGAAGAAAGATGA
- a CDS encoding acyl-CoA dehydrogenase family protein — protein sequence MSKNEKESSSNGKDEIREIMEKNVREFCEKKVIPIADEIDREDIIPRRLYDEMKEHGMLTLTVPQEYGGLGLNYRTYSSVIEIVSEYSAGVALSLEAHNSLAIAQVMKYGSEELKKKALEAVLKDSSTIAWALTEPRGGSDARSMATEAKRDGDEYLISGTKTFITHGYSAKLIVTFAKTDNGITAFLVDGDSPGLSRSKLEGKLGTRGPDTATLNFDRVKVPRSRVIGNEGEGFSQAIDVLNGGRIAVGAMGVGLAIACLKRCVNYSKEREAFGSKLAKFQSLRFSIAEIAAETEAAWQLVLHAADMRDNNLPHRKEAAMAKYFASQVAMKAARMAVQFLGGYGYFRGTDAERMYRDAKLLEIGEGTNEVLKMIIAKEIMD from the coding sequence ATGAGTAAAAATGAGAAGGAATCATCCAGCAATGGCAAGGATGAGATACGCGAGATAATGGAGAAGAATGTCAGGGAATTTTGTGAGAAGAAGGTGATTCCGATTGCAGACGAAATAGACAGGGAAGATATTATACCCAGGAGACTTTATGATGAGATGAAGGAGCATGGAATGCTAACGCTGACTGTTCCTCAAGAGTATGGAGGGCTGGGCCTTAATTACAGAACCTATTCATCAGTCATAGAGATAGTCTCCGAGTATTCTGCAGGAGTCGCACTCAGCCTCGAGGCTCATAACAGCCTGGCTATAGCTCAGGTTATGAAGTATGGTTCAGAAGAGCTGAAGAAAAAAGCTCTGGAAGCAGTTCTGAAAGATTCTTCAACTATAGCATGGGCATTGACAGAACCCAGAGGCGGAAGCGATGCGAGAAGCATGGCTACTGAAGCGAAGAGGGATGGAGATGAATACCTGATATCAGGGACAAAGACCTTCATAACCCATGGATATTCTGCAAAGCTGATAGTGACTTTTGCTAAGACCGATAATGGTATCACAGCTTTTCTGGTCGATGGCGATTCACCAGGGCTGAGTAGAAGCAAGCTTGAAGGGAAACTTGGCACTAGAGGCCCAGATACAGCCACTCTGAATTTCGACAGAGTGAAAGTGCCAAGGAGCAGAGTCATAGGAAATGAAGGAGAAGGCTTCTCCCAAGCTATCGATGTTCTGAACGGAGGTAGAATAGCTGTAGGTGCAATGGGTGTAGGGTTAGCTATTGCTTGTTTGAAGAGATGTGTGAACTACTCGAAGGAAAGGGAAGCCTTCGGCTCTAAACTAGCAAAATTCCAGTCGCTCAGATTTAGCATAGCAGAAATTGCAGCAGAGACTGAGGCAGCATGGCAGCTTGTCCTTCATGCAGCTGATATGAGAGACAACAATTTACCTCACAGAAAGGAGGCAGCCATGGCAAAGTACTTTGCCAGCCAAGTAGCTATGAAGGCTGCGAGGATGGCAGTTCAATTCCTAGGTGGCTACGGATATTTCAGAGGTACAGATGCGGAGAGAATGTACAGGGATGCCAAGCTTCTTGAAATAGGCGAGGGAACTAATGAAGTACTGAAGATGATAATAGCCAAAGAAATAATGGATTGA
- a CDS encoding CopD family protein has translation MELLQTFLLWVHLFAAVLFVGGSFFMWIVVLPATKGISSDESERTRVIGMIARKFGPVAWYSLLVLVITGLYNATWYLPSMGMLLNTAAGLILLTKSLLVLLLIITVYIHNVYYGKRISRLAREKKLQELSSLRKKSRVVSSINLALMLIILLLAVMMQSY, from the coding sequence ATGGAGCTGCTTCAGACTTTTCTGCTTTGGGTACACCTCTTTGCAGCAGTCCTCTTTGTAGGGGGATCTTTTTTCATGTGGATAGTCGTATTGCCAGCAACGAAGGGTATCTCCAGTGATGAATCAGAAAGGACTAGAGTTATAGGAATGATAGCTAGAAAATTTGGACCTGTTGCATGGTATTCTCTTCTTGTGCTTGTAATTACAGGCCTTTACAACGCAACCTGGTATCTGCCCAGCATGGGGATGCTTTTGAATACGGCAGCAGGCCTGATACTTCTTACAAAGTCGTTGCTAGTGCTTCTGCTTATCATAACAGTCTACATTCATAACGTATACTATGGTAAAAGGATCAGCAGACTGGCAAGGGAGAAGAAGCTTCAGGAACTCTCCTCTCTCAGAAAGAAGAGCAGAGTGGTTTCTTCTATAAATCTCGCGCTGATGCTGATCATACTTCTTTTAGCTGTTATGATGCAGAGTTACTGA
- a CDS encoding NAD(P)-dependent oxidoreductase: protein MVLVTTDLLSQTDIRKIAEKAEVMTLSEAEKKLDSILPKVEVMVIGRWPKLLDEKKTGMMKSLKMVQCIFAGVDLLPFDLIPNTALVCSNAGAYSQEVAEHAMALMLSAAHSITSFSTIDRFSMDEATELTKLSRTIFGKTVGIIGYGGIGKAFASMLKGFNVKLLAFSRRDESTNEGEVSPVILKGRDGLEKLLRESDVVLISIPLTKSTRYMIGKKELEMMKEDAMIVNVARGEIIDADSIAQHLRQHARFIYATDVGWRVDGKESGNPGGKFSGLKNYLTTPHIAGLLSSNTGRPSAHAADNVLRFLQGLEPRNQVNRDEYIA from the coding sequence TTGGTACTCGTTACGACCGACCTTCTTTCCCAGACTGACATCAGAAAGATAGCAGAAAAGGCAGAGGTCATGACCCTTTCCGAGGCTGAAAAGAAGTTGGATTCCATCCTTCCAAAGGTTGAGGTAATGGTGATAGGTAGATGGCCAAAGTTACTTGACGAAAAGAAGACGGGTATGATGAAATCTTTGAAGATGGTACAGTGCATCTTCGCAGGTGTTGACCTGCTTCCTTTTGACCTGATCCCGAATACAGCTTTGGTTTGCAGCAATGCAGGAGCATATTCCCAGGAAGTTGCCGAGCATGCCATGGCATTGATGCTATCAGCTGCACATTCCATCACAAGCTTCTCGACAATAGATAGGTTTTCGATGGACGAAGCTACAGAGTTGACTAAGCTATCAAGAACTATATTTGGCAAGACTGTTGGTATAATAGGATATGGGGGTATAGGGAAGGCCTTTGCTTCTATGCTGAAAGGTTTCAACGTAAAATTGCTTGCATTTTCGAGAAGAGATGAGAGCACGAATGAGGGTGAAGTTAGTCCAGTTATTCTCAAAGGAAGAGATGGCCTGGAGAAGTTGCTCAGGGAGAGTGATGTTGTCCTGATTTCTATCCCCCTCACAAAAAGCACCAGGTATATGATCGGTAAGAAAGAATTGGAGATGATGAAGGAGGATGCTATGATTGTGAATGTAGCTAGGGGGGAGATAATAGATGCTGATTCTATAGCCCAGCACCTGAGACAGCATGCAAGATTCATATATGCAACAGACGTGGGATGGAGGGTTGATGGTAAGGAATCAGGAAATCCTGGAGGTAAGTTTTCAGGCCTCAAGAATTATCTTACAACTCCTCACATAGCAGGGCTCCTCTCATCAAACACAGGCAGACCTTCAGCTCATGCTGCTGACAACGTGCTAAGATTCCTGCAGGGACTAGAGCCCAGGAATCAGGTAAACAGGGATGAATACATTGCCTGA
- a CDS encoding zinc-binding dehydrogenase — translation MKAVRFHSPGGPEVLTYEDIPEPVPGEGEAIVRVRTCGVNRLDISLRSGRYKTQLPRILGTDVAGTVEQVGEGVKRVRPGDKVIIYPVISDGTCRYCMEGKRNECVNIGLLGAVADGGYAELLRIQADNLIRFEGIDFDVAASLPVNFATAWNGLVSKAKVGADDTVLVWGASSGLGHAGVQIAKMHGAKVIATAGNDSKLRRAKELGADYLINHSSEDVVEKVKEYTDGLGASIVFDHAGSETWPKSLASLRKNGILLSLGITTGADSMISIPQVYRNELRVYGVYAFTYFELYTIVGLAVEKRLKPVIDSKFSLSEARTAHMRMESREHFGKILLNP, via the coding sequence ATGAAGGCAGTAAGATTTCATTCGCCCGGTGGACCTGAAGTGCTAACATATGAAGACATTCCGGAGCCGGTCCCAGGTGAAGGAGAAGCTATTGTTAGGGTCAGGACTTGCGGAGTAAACAGGCTTGACATATCTTTGAGAAGTGGTAGGTACAAAACACAGCTTCCCAGGATACTTGGAACGGATGTAGCAGGGACTGTCGAACAGGTGGGAGAAGGCGTGAAGAGGGTTAGGCCGGGTGATAAAGTTATAATCTATCCTGTCATTTCTGACGGTACCTGCAGATATTGCATGGAAGGCAAAAGAAACGAATGCGTCAACATAGGACTTCTTGGCGCAGTTGCAGACGGAGGCTACGCCGAACTTCTAAGAATTCAGGCTGATAATCTGATAAGGTTTGAAGGGATAGATTTTGACGTTGCAGCTTCTTTGCCCGTCAATTTTGCAACCGCATGGAATGGTTTGGTCAGCAAGGCGAAAGTTGGTGCGGATGATACAGTTCTTGTATGGGGAGCCAGCAGCGGCCTTGGGCATGCAGGGGTTCAGATAGCAAAGATGCATGGTGCAAAGGTTATTGCAACTGCTGGGAATGATTCAAAACTGAGAAGGGCTAAGGAGTTGGGTGCAGATTATCTAATCAATCATTCGAGCGAAGATGTTGTTGAAAAGGTGAAGGAATACACAGATGGGTTGGGGGCTTCGATAGTCTTTGACCATGCAGGCTCAGAGACCTGGCCCAAGAGCCTTGCCTCGCTGAGAAAGAACGGAATCCTTCTCAGTCTGGGAATCACGACAGGAGCTGACAGCATGATAAGCATTCCTCAGGTGTACAGAAATGAATTGAGAGTCTATGGGGTTTATGCCTTCACATATTTCGAGCTGTACACTATAGTTGGTTTGGCTGTTGAAAAGAGGTTAAAGCCGGTTATAGACTCGAAATTCAGTCTCTCTGAAGCAAGAACGGCACACATGAGAATGGAGTCAAGAGAGCATTTCGGCAAGATACTGCTGAATCCCTGA
- a CDS encoding Zn-ribbon domain-containing OB-fold protein, translating to MSVKMKSLPGKAISSEELEAGKFSVEEYEARLMYSWSSGVAVSRFLEGLKKGELWGRRCDRCRRTMIPPRMYCEVCFRPTDRWVRLKDTGSINTYSVCWVNTDASRRKEPLTIAVIGIDGASENMGILHYVDEIKPEQVKIGMKVKAVWKPEKERVGSILDIRYFKPLQEE from the coding sequence ATGTCTGTGAAGATGAAGTCTCTCCCAGGCAAGGCAATATCGTCAGAAGAACTCGAAGCAGGTAAATTTTCTGTTGAAGAATACGAAGCCAGGCTAATGTATTCCTGGAGCTCAGGGGTTGCAGTAAGCAGGTTCCTTGAAGGGTTGAAGAAAGGTGAGCTCTGGGGGAGGAGGTGCGATAGGTGCAGGAGAACGATGATACCTCCTAGGATGTATTGCGAAGTCTGCTTTCGTCCTACAGATAGATGGGTGAGGCTCAAGGATACAGGCTCAATCAACACTTATTCTGTCTGTTGGGTGAATACAGATGCAAGCAGGAGAAAGGAGCCTTTGACAATTGCAGTTATAGGCATAGATGGTGCGTCTGAAAACATGGGGATCCTGCACTATGTGGATGAAATAAAACCGGAGCAGGTGAAGATAGGGATGAAGGTAAAAGCTGTATGGAAGCCTGAGAAAGAAAGGGTCGGTAGCATACTGGACATAAGATACTTCAAGCCACTTCAGGAGGAGTAA
- a CDS encoding Rieske 2Fe-2S domain-containing protein → MSGEKDSEKKEVFDEKRRNFLKLLFAAGAIATIGGLGSIGRYLTPQFSYAKQWPVLKITTVDALETMKPLTFYYPVTNAPNYLIKLGVAAQGGVGPDKDIVAFSAICQHLGCYYNVYAGGEHPGCGGYSKNFSWPTPYAWCCCHGSHYDLLHGGAVMNEPGFTSPAPLPLPQAKLQVDSQGNIIVTGMGPPNIYGFGPGGRTTNPNDILLYDTFNGVLVDQNTILNPPANG, encoded by the coding sequence ATGAGCGGCGAGAAGGATTCTGAGAAAAAAGAAGTGTTCGATGAGAAGAGAAGAAACTTTCTCAAGCTTCTCTTTGCCGCAGGGGCTATAGCAACCATAGGGGGGCTAGGCAGCATAGGAAGATACCTTACCCCTCAGTTCAGTTACGCGAAACAGTGGCCAGTGCTGAAAATAACAACAGTTGATGCACTTGAGACTATGAAACCTTTAACTTTCTACTATCCTGTTACCAACGCACCTAATTATCTTATCAAGCTAGGCGTGGCTGCTCAGGGAGGCGTTGGACCTGACAAAGATATAGTAGCTTTCAGCGCAATATGCCAGCACCTGGGTTGCTATTATAATGTATATGCTGGAGGGGAACATCCAGGCTGTGGAGGATATTCAAAGAACTTCAGCTGGCCAACACCTTATGCCTGGTGCTGCTGCCATGGCAGTCATTATGACCTACTCCATGGAGGGGCAGTGATGAACGAGCCAGGGTTTACCAGTCCTGCTCCGTTACCATTGCCTCAAGCAAAGTTGCAGGTGGATAGCCAGGGAAACATTATAGTCACTGGGATGGGTCCACCAAACATATACGGATTCGGACCAGGTGGAAGGACGACAAACCCGAATGATATATTGCTATACGATACCTTTAACGGTGTTCTGGTTGACCAGAACACAATTCTGAATCCTCCTGCAAACGGTTAG
- a CDS encoding heavy-metal-associated domain-containing protein translates to MTAEPKLKRLKLQIVGVSCASCIIPVRKALEKTSGVVSVGANYLLDLILVDYDETRIDQKGIIDAIAR, encoded by the coding sequence ATGACTGCTGAACCTAAACTCAAAAGACTGAAGCTGCAGATAGTTGGAGTAAGCTGCGCCTCTTGCATCATTCCTGTCAGGAAGGCGCTTGAGAAAACATCGGGTGTTGTCAGTGTTGGGGCCAACTATCTTCTGGACTTAATCCTTGTAGATTATGATGAGACCAGAATCGACCAAAAGGGGATAATAGATGCAATAGCTAGAG
- a CDS encoding zinc ribbon domain-containing protein, whose translation MPLHEKINTSSALRSWTDKLPLHYIYTAGIAGEKFFSGLKMGKLIASKCDICGTKYLPPKAYCTKCYRPIEEYHEAKAVGVVRSIAKDTKGQKVYCFVTFEGYQGGILHMASSNVAIGDKVVPRYKPVRDRMGRITDITIFEKVA comes from the coding sequence ATGCCACTGCACGAAAAGATAAACACATCATCAGCCCTGAGAAGCTGGACTGATAAGCTTCCTCTTCACTACATCTACACAGCTGGGATAGCAGGTGAAAAGTTCTTTTCAGGCTTAAAAATGGGGAAGCTGATAGCTTCAAAATGTGATATTTGCGGAACAAAATATCTACCGCCGAAGGCTTACTGCACAAAATGCTACAGACCTATCGAAGAGTATCATGAAGCCAAAGCAGTAGGAGTAGTCAGGTCGATTGCAAAAGATACGAAAGGCCAAAAGGTCTACTGTTTTGTCACCTTCGAAGGGTATCAAGGCGGCATATTGCATATGGCTTCTTCAAATGTTGCCATTGGTGATAAAGTGGTCCCCAGGTATAAGCCGGTCAGAGATAGAATGGGTAGGATAACGGACATCACCATCTTCGAAAAGGTTGCTTGA